A portion of the Thiohalomonas denitrificans genome contains these proteins:
- a CDS encoding sensor histidine kinase — protein sequence MFAITVLLGLVVATALYRLDDDKHATHFELAVRERIHWLESGITVEFRPLRRMAAVFAFQRGEISEQEFIELAQSAELSEQPELLAIQWLAKEKTPSGQEVFPVHYSYTLTVGADHDLQTDPVPRALLEQARQRRDSSLSPWYRAHGMVRFRVVRPVFGERGGELLGFISGIYRVDLLLEAVLRPSEPISMDLFIVDASADVPGYFHQSRSVFRPVGPNIGPFPDSRRLTRMVNLFGVDWRVIAVSQPGVFIASPWGFLVIGIGGVLFGTILSTYLRMLLGREARVHQLVELRTDELNRRTEQLQTLNAELENFAYIASHDLRAPLRAVSQLVSSIEEDGAETMDVELIRRMRLIRERVQRMDDLIEGLLIYSRAGGTIIEAHDRVPLGSLLQELSDELPLPAHFRVEIRAPMPTLRGNALHLRQIFQNLLINAAAHHDHPESGMVRISARDEDKFWRLDIADNGPGIPPDERERVFRMFASTGGKDGGVHAGIGLALVRKLVHGYGGRIDMIENQPRGVRFRIWWPK from the coding sequence GTGTTCGCTATTACCGTCTTGCTTGGATTGGTGGTTGCGACGGCTCTCTATCGGCTGGACGATGATAAACACGCCACTCACTTCGAACTGGCTGTCAGGGAGCGGATTCATTGGCTTGAGAGCGGGATAACGGTTGAGTTCCGGCCCCTTAGGCGAATGGCGGCCGTATTCGCTTTCCAACGTGGAGAAATTTCCGAGCAGGAATTCATAGAGCTGGCACAGAGTGCCGAATTATCGGAGCAGCCGGAACTGCTGGCAATACAGTGGCTCGCCAAGGAGAAAACTCCATCGGGCCAGGAAGTGTTTCCGGTCCATTACAGTTATACGCTCACTGTTGGTGCCGATCACGATCTGCAAACCGATCCGGTGCCGCGAGCCCTACTGGAGCAGGCCCGGCAACGAAGGGATTCTTCTCTGTCACCCTGGTATCGTGCGCACGGAATGGTCCGCTTTCGGGTGGTTCGGCCGGTATTCGGAGAGCGCGGAGGTGAACTCCTTGGCTTCATCTCCGGCATTTATCGTGTTGACCTCCTGCTGGAGGCGGTTCTTCGTCCTTCCGAGCCGATCTCCATGGACTTGTTTATCGTCGATGCCAGTGCCGACGTACCGGGTTATTTTCACCAGTCCCGAAGCGTGTTTCGGCCGGTGGGTCCCAATATAGGTCCGTTTCCCGATAGCCGCAGGCTCACCCGCATGGTGAACCTGTTTGGAGTGGATTGGCGTGTCATCGCCGTATCGCAACCCGGGGTTTTTATAGCTTCGCCATGGGGATTTCTGGTCATTGGTATCGGCGGCGTTCTCTTCGGTACCATCCTTTCGACTTACCTGCGAATGCTGCTTGGGCGGGAAGCCCGAGTTCATCAGTTGGTGGAGCTTCGAACCGATGAGCTCAATAGACGCACCGAACAACTCCAGACCCTGAATGCGGAACTGGAGAACTTCGCCTATATCGCCTCCCATGATCTCAGGGCGCCACTGCGGGCCGTCTCACAGCTGGTGTCCTCAATCGAAGAGGATGGCGCTGAAACAATGGACGTTGAATTGATACGTCGGATGCGTTTGATTCGAGAGCGGGTCCAACGTATGGATGACCTCATCGAAGGACTGCTCATCTACTCCAGGGCAGGGGGGACGATTATCGAAGCGCACGACCGGGTGCCACTGGGGTCATTGCTGCAGGAGCTGTCGGACGAATTACCCCTTCCGGCCCATTTTCGGGTCGAAATCAGGGCGCCCATGCCCACTTTGCGTGGCAATGCGCTGCATCTGAGGCAGATCTTCCAGAACTTGCTCATCAATGCGGCGGCCCATCACGACCATCCGGAATCCGGCATGGTCAGGATATCGGCCCGAGATGAGGACAAGTTCTGGCGTCTAGATATCGCGGATAATGGTCCGGGGATCCCGCCGGATGAGCGGGAACGGGTATTTCGGATGTTTGCATCGACCGGGGGCAAGGATGGCGGGGTGCACGCCGGAATTGGTCTAGCCCTGGTCAGAAAGCTCGTGCATGGCTATGGCGGTCGAATCGACATGATCGAAAATCAGCCGCGCGGTGTCCGGTTTCGGATCTGGTGGCCCAAATAG
- a CDS encoding 5-(carboxyamino)imidazole ribonucleotide synthase: MKVGIIGGGQLARMLALAGHPLGIETVVLDPAADACAGAVTQQLQGAYDDRDQLKALADAVDVVTYEFENVPEQAVQSLADLASVHPSPNALATGRDRLREKTLLSTTLGIPTAPFATVDSREELESATASIGLPAVLKTRTLGYDGKGQYVLRSTADIDTAWAELGGVPLILEGFVEFEREVSIIAARSRNGEIRCYPLTENVHISGILRFSHCRPGDPQQAAAEDYIGRLLESLDYVGVVALELFQAGDRLLANEMAPRVHNSGHWTIEGAETSQFENHLRAICGLPLGPTTPVGYSAMFNLIGDLPDTAAILAIPGAHLHAYGKAAREGRKVGHITVRAENTTELKRRMEKVRDTLST, translated from the coding sequence ATGAAGGTTGGTATCATCGGAGGTGGGCAGCTGGCGCGAATGCTGGCGCTTGCCGGTCACCCGCTTGGCATCGAAACCGTCGTGCTCGACCCGGCAGCCGACGCCTGTGCAGGGGCCGTTACGCAACAGTTGCAAGGTGCCTATGATGATCGCGACCAGCTCAAGGCACTGGCGGATGCCGTCGACGTCGTCACCTATGAATTCGAAAACGTGCCCGAACAGGCGGTGCAGTCCCTCGCCGACTTGGCCTCGGTCCATCCCTCTCCGAACGCGCTGGCAACCGGCCGCGACCGCCTGCGCGAGAAGACTCTGCTGAGTACGACCCTGGGCATTCCCACTGCCCCGTTTGCAACCGTTGACTCCCGGGAGGAGCTGGAGAGCGCGACCGCCTCGATCGGGCTGCCGGCCGTCCTCAAGACCCGCACCCTCGGCTACGACGGCAAGGGCCAATACGTGCTGCGTAGCACGGCGGATATCGATACGGCCTGGGCGGAGCTCGGTGGCGTGCCGCTGATCCTCGAAGGCTTTGTCGAATTCGAGCGCGAGGTCTCCATCATTGCCGCTCGCAGCCGCAATGGCGAGATCCGCTGTTATCCGCTGACGGAAAATGTACACATCAGCGGTATTTTACGCTTCTCCCACTGCCGTCCCGGGGATCCACAGCAGGCCGCCGCCGAGGACTACATTGGCCGCCTGCTCGAGAGCCTCGATTATGTCGGGGTGGTGGCCCTGGAGCTGTTTCAGGCCGGTGACCGGCTGCTGGCCAACGAAATGGCGCCGCGCGTCCACAACTCCGGGCACTGGACCATCGAGGGTGCGGAGACCAGCCAGTTCGAAAACCACCTGCGTGCCATCTGCGGCCTGCCGCTCGGTCCCACCACGCCGGTGGGCTATAGCGCCATGTTCAACCTGATCGGTGACCTGCCGGATACCGCCGCCATCCTCGCCATTCCCGGTGCCCACCTCCACGCCTACGGCAAGGCCGCACGCGAAGGTCGCAAGGTTGGGCACATCACGGTGCGGGCAGAGAACACAACCGAACTGAAAAGGCGCATGGAAAAAGTGCGTGATACGCTTTCCACGTAA
- the purE gene encoding 5-(carboxyamino)imidazole ribonucleotide mutase, whose translation MQPLVGLIMGSVSDWDTLQHTAETLEKLGVPHEVKVVSAHRTPDLLFEYTSEAETRGLEVLIAGAGGAAHLPGMAAAKTALPVLGVPVQSKALNGVDSLLSIVQMPAGVPVGTLAIGRAGAVNAALLAVGILGNKHPQFRKALHAFRQEQTDRVLERPDPREVT comes from the coding sequence ATGCAACCACTGGTCGGCCTCATCATGGGGTCGGTGTCGGACTGGGACACCCTGCAACACACAGCCGAGACGCTGGAAAAGCTCGGTGTTCCCCATGAGGTGAAGGTGGTCTCCGCCCACCGCACGCCCGACCTTTTGTTCGAGTACACCAGCGAAGCCGAAACCCGTGGACTGGAAGTGCTCATCGCCGGTGCCGGCGGTGCCGCCCACCTGCCCGGCATGGCCGCCGCAAAGACCGCTCTGCCGGTGCTCGGAGTGCCGGTGCAGTCCAAAGCGTTGAATGGTGTCGACTCCCTGCTTTCGATTGTGCAGATGCCGGCAGGCGTACCCGTCGGAACGCTCGCTATCGGGCGGGCAGGCGCCGTGAACGCGGCACTGCTGGCGGTCGGTATCCTCGGCAACAAGCATCCGCAATTCCGCAAGGCGCTGCATGCCTTCCGGCAGGAGCAGACCGACAGGGTCCTGGAGCGGCCCGATCCCAGGGAGGTCACATGA
- a CDS encoding LysR family transcriptional regulator → MPIRHATLHQLRVFDTLARHRSVTRAAEELHLSPSAISIQCRQLAESVGHPLYEQVGRGLHLTAAGEIVSRSCRDVLDRLEQTALELASMQGLECGSLRLAILTTAKYFGPRLLGEFSRQHPEIEVMLFVGNRQQLLERLAANRDDLYILGRPPERLRVIAEPFAENRLALVASADHTLAGETDIAPVLLNGLPFILREEGSGTRRAAERFFDDHGITPRTRMELGSNEAIKQTVAGGLGVAVLSESTVQAELASGELVRLDVRGFPLRSDWFVAHLAGKKLSPAAVAFRESLFSMTDALKGVSHASDPTGPASRTVSC, encoded by the coding sequence TTGCCGATCCGTCATGCCACGCTGCATCAGTTGCGCGTCTTTGACACCCTCGCCCGCCACCGGAGCGTTACCCGCGCCGCAGAGGAGTTGCACCTGAGCCCGTCGGCAATTTCAATTCAGTGTCGCCAGTTGGCCGAATCCGTTGGCCATCCGCTCTATGAACAGGTGGGCAGGGGTCTCCATCTCACCGCAGCCGGCGAGATAGTGAGCCGTTCCTGCCGCGATGTCCTCGATCGTCTGGAGCAGACGGCACTGGAGCTGGCATCGATGCAGGGTCTGGAGTGCGGCAGCCTCCGTCTGGCCATCCTTACTACGGCCAAGTACTTCGGTCCCCGCCTGCTCGGGGAATTCAGCCGCCAGCACCCGGAAATTGAAGTGATGCTGTTCGTGGGAAACCGGCAACAGCTGCTTGAGCGGCTTGCCGCCAATCGGGACGATCTCTATATATTGGGGCGCCCTCCCGAACGGCTGCGGGTGATCGCCGAACCGTTTGCGGAAAACCGCCTGGCACTGGTCGCTTCTGCCGATCACACCCTGGCAGGAGAAACGGACATAGCGCCGGTTCTGTTGAACGGTCTACCTTTCATCCTCCGTGAGGAAGGTTCCGGCACTCGCCGTGCGGCAGAGCGGTTCTTCGACGACCACGGCATCACGCCCCGGACCCGCATGGAACTGGGGAGCAACGAAGCGATAAAGCAGACAGTGGCGGGTGGCCTTGGCGTGGCCGTGCTGTCCGAGTCCACCGTGCAGGCGGAACTGGCTTCGGGGGAATTGGTGCGGCTTGATGTGCGCGGTTTTCCGCTACGTAGCGACTGGTTCGTGGCCCACCTTGCGGGCAAAAAGCTCAGCCCGGCGGCAGTGGCCTTTCGGGAATCGCTTTTTTCGATGACGGACGCCTTGAAAGGAGTGTCCCACGCGTCCGACCCAACGGGGCCGGCAAGCAGAACTGTCTCATGCTGA
- a CDS encoding class II fructose-bisphosphate aldolase yields MALVEMKAMLRHAYENGYAIGGVDVIDLGFLAGVIDAAERCRAPVILSLAESHFRHYDIEVLMPAVESAAQRASVPVAIHLDHGASLESAVKAIRLGCNGVMVDASEEPLAINRTRTREVVQMAHACGVPVEGEIGYVPGEEGESAELHPGAIAYTDADTAEDYVKATGVDFLAVSIGTVHGRFRRKPELDFDRLEQINTTLRMPLVIHGGTGLDDEQFGHLVRRGVAKINYYTALADAAEQAARKVMDNGQYAHLFDCVSRAVSEETERCMHLWGSAGRAAEVLSRCPAWEPVEHLITYNAEQADPATVYATMEEGRKVLSAIPGVRSVETGEAIDVGKARFQYCWLVRFTHPAVISSYRDHPSHTAFADRHFRPLAPERMSIDYRLLRGLQPPDPH; encoded by the coding sequence GTGGCTCTGGTGGAAATGAAGGCGATGCTGCGCCACGCCTACGAAAACGGTTACGCGATCGGGGGGGTCGATGTCATCGACCTGGGTTTCCTTGCGGGGGTCATTGACGCTGCCGAACGCTGCAGGGCACCCGTCATCCTCTCGTTGGCGGAATCCCACTTCAGACACTACGACATTGAAGTCCTGATGCCGGCGGTCGAGTCCGCTGCGCAGCGTGCTTCGGTACCGGTCGCCATTCACCTGGACCATGGTGCGAGTCTGGAATCGGCGGTGAAGGCCATCCGGCTCGGTTGCAACGGGGTTATGGTCGACGCCTCGGAAGAGCCGTTGGCGATCAATCGCACACGGACCCGGGAGGTGGTTCAGATGGCGCACGCCTGCGGCGTGCCGGTGGAGGGCGAGATCGGCTATGTGCCCGGTGAGGAGGGCGAGAGCGCAGAACTCCATCCCGGTGCCATCGCCTATACCGATGCCGACACCGCCGAGGACTATGTAAAGGCGACCGGCGTGGATTTCCTGGCGGTCTCCATCGGCACCGTTCACGGGCGTTTTCGAAGAAAGCCGGAACTTGATTTCGACCGGCTGGAACAAATCAACACCACCCTGCGAATGCCACTGGTGATTCACGGCGGGACCGGTCTCGATGATGAGCAGTTCGGCCATCTTGTCCGCCGGGGGGTGGCCAAAATCAATTACTACACAGCCCTTGCCGACGCGGCGGAGCAGGCCGCCCGGAAGGTCATGGACAACGGCCAATATGCCCACCTGTTCGACTGTGTGTCACGGGCCGTTTCGGAAGAGACCGAACGCTGCATGCACCTGTGGGGCAGCGCAGGGCGCGCCGCCGAGGTGCTCTCGCGTTGCCCGGCATGGGAGCCGGTGGAGCACCTCATTACCTATAACGCGGAGCAGGCCGACCCAGCCACCGTGTATGCCACGATGGAGGAGGGCCGAAAAGTACTATCGGCAATCCCGGGAGTCCGCTCCGTCGAAACCGGAGAGGCCATCGACGTGGGGAAAGCACGCTTCCAATACTGCTGGCTTGTCCGCTTCACCCACCCGGCTGTAATTTCCAGCTATCGCGATCACCCCTCACACACAGCCTTCGCCGACCGCCACTTTCGGCCGCTCGCCCCCGAACGGATGTCGATCGACTATCGACTCCTCCGGGGTCTGCAGCCTCCAGATCCGCATTAG
- a CDS encoding tetratricopeptide repeat protein translates to MKRPSRSIRAILLGALLVLGGVLNAAPPEERFERGLAAFRAGDFGAACRSFEEARRGGLDTPALDYNLGVCHYRLSNYRQAREAFERVAVHPPLKTLAHYNLGLVALDVGDRSAADRWFSLVSRNSSDPRLQTLAKSQLESLRNPPADSWIAAVSVGSGYDDNLVDPIDKAGTSTSDWFLEAYAFALGPLRGTIKDGVKADATVFATRYQDISAYDLTFWQGGVAVARPLTGWDTEAGVQLEQSTLNDDDYLRGVSAVFTGDSALEGPWQVRLRYRHNRFDALSSRYDQLEGSRDRLEARGRRQMDDRRLTLLYRFDRNDRNDLRTSTTFTSYSPVRHTFRGGYDALVAPNWNLQAELEYRTSRYSDENVLADNSTVRREEDRYRADFRLSRRLDKTWRIVSRYEFTDNQANLDRYDYTRNLYAVNLTAAF, encoded by the coding sequence GTGAAACGTCCGTCAAGGAGCATTCGCGCCATCCTCCTGGGAGCACTGTTGGTGCTTGGCGGAGTGCTGAACGCAGCGCCCCCGGAGGAGCGGTTTGAACGCGGCCTGGCGGCGTTCCGGGCGGGTGATTTTGGGGCGGCCTGCCGGTCCTTCGAAGAGGCCCGTCGGGGCGGCCTCGACACACCGGCACTCGATTACAATCTGGGGGTTTGCCACTACCGGCTGAGCAACTACCGCCAGGCGCGAGAGGCCTTCGAGCGGGTCGCGGTCCACCCGCCCCTGAAGACGCTTGCCCATTACAACCTTGGACTGGTCGCTCTGGACGTGGGTGACCGAAGCGCAGCCGATCGCTGGTTTTCGCTGGTCTCCCGGAACAGCTCCGATCCCAGGCTGCAAACACTGGCAAAATCCCAGCTGGAAAGTCTCCGGAATCCCCCGGCCGACAGCTGGATTGCGGCCGTTTCAGTAGGGAGCGGCTATGATGACAACCTGGTCGATCCCATCGACAAGGCAGGCACCTCGACCAGTGACTGGTTTCTGGAGGCCTACGCCTTTGCGCTCGGCCCGCTGAGAGGAACCATCAAGGATGGTGTAAAGGCGGATGCGACGGTATTCGCAACCCGCTATCAGGACATCTCGGCGTACGATTTGACCTTCTGGCAGGGAGGAGTGGCTGTCGCCAGGCCGCTGACGGGGTGGGATACGGAGGCCGGCGTTCAACTGGAGCAGAGCACCCTGAATGACGACGACTACCTGCGCGGTGTCAGTGCCGTGTTCACCGGAGACAGTGCCCTGGAGGGGCCATGGCAAGTGCGCCTCCGCTACCGACATAACCGATTCGACGCGCTCAGCAGCCGGTACGATCAACTCGAGGGCAGCCGTGACCGGTTGGAGGCCCGGGGAAGACGTCAGATGGATGATCGGCGCCTCACACTGCTTTACCGCTTCGACCGCAATGATCGGAACGACTTGCGGACCTCCACCACGTTCACCAGCTATTCACCCGTCCGGCACACCTTCCGCGGCGGCTACGATGCGCTTGTCGCCCCAAACTGGAATCTGCAGGCCGAGCTTGAGTACCGGACCAGTCGCTATTCGGACGAAAACGTCCTCGCCGACAACAGCACCGTCCGGCGCGAAGAGGATCGCTACAGAGCGGATTTTCGGCTGAGCCGGCGACTCGACAAGACATGGCGCATCGTTAGTCGCTACGAGTTTACGGACAACCAAGCCAATCTGGATCGTTATGACTACACCCGCAACCTCTACGCAGTGAATCTGACTGCCGCCTTCTAA
- a CDS encoding EF-hand domain-containing protein translates to MRRFSVSILIGLFVAATPVSVLAQQSQEPGMGGPGMGGPGGMGMGGGMGDPGQGSGMNQQGMMGQYGYRGIDRDGDGLVSQEELREHQRLLERMQADWEQADRNGDGQVDVGEFAAFEQTYRNRQEE, encoded by the coding sequence ATGCGTAGATTTTCTGTAAGTATTCTGATTGGCCTTTTCGTGGCAGCCACCCCTGTATCGGTGTTGGCTCAACAGTCACAAGAACCAGGCATGGGAGGCCCAGGCATGGGCGGCCCCGGAGGGATGGGGATGGGCGGCGGCATGGGCGATCCCGGCCAGGGTTCCGGCATGAACCAGCAGGGCATGATGGGCCAGTATGGCTACCGCGGCATCGACCGTGATGGGGACGGTTTGGTCAGCCAGGAAGAGTTGCGCGAGCACCAGCGCCTTTTGGAGCGGATGCAGGCCGACTGGGAGCAGGCGGACCGCAACGGTGATGGCCAAGTGGACGTCGGCGAGTTCGCCGCGTTCGAGCAGACGTACCGGAACCGTCAGGAAGAGTGA